Proteins encoded in a region of the Halorubrum hochsteinianum genome:
- a CDS encoding AAA domain-containing protein, protein MARDQLPYFNRVFNPLDPALQQKGSEREDEWAEDLRDEGVSELATDGGDTATQAAAGGGAGVADPGDNTDDGDSDDEMGWTDFVDQVSALERDEQAFAREVKLNGLIGVFDVSARVDFLVIRRSEDGPKLRVVETKSSREDKTYQRIQLATYRELIRQRLSDDPLTVERGVITEDDMECVVARIDNSTNRIEDILELDPLNLESETDDLHQLLEDGGEFEDIITTDPDDIDDLDYKLGPKCDQCVFDVHCLPESARQRKLELLSLSPPAVQAFHDRGVESIDDLAELDLGSPRAGELRRDDAISENLAALQARAEARRQNLPGGDHDDEWEVEGLPFQPQTQRPPHTIDGDQVIRVYLNITYDYIEDRVDALAAHVTRSDHELNTPFRQDEDGDWEPSPEIVEEHPDTGNRRDPGRDPLVRIKPGQWRGEHDADTEAEAQLIQGFLQDLVERIATLAEQDEEYIHFYVWSHSEMEHLIEACSRCGTELLGHLREILGCREPLEQMIFTSLQSDTENRYALGWTGQGLAVATSLSWFGSSYHWVRNVMGEEVDLSRAHEQDIFDFKTTLGLDDENEWTDRNSADLVERFEMRSRFHDDLPMGYMQNVWGELPDPDDYGGDPQLRGVLDRYQRSDRPKLKAYLRTRTHALRWLDEQMGDFNDDIEKARLSIPDLIDYELDVEDAAQAGIDFLLLDHHVGTNDWLASNIKPLAHRVPQGEALPLADAHWIGDMTIEASLDFTDFEIGAEEFRRRGSFEEDDFIRISPRFDNPERGPTYGWLKQMGYTCVIEDIDWENQRVELDAIPCGDGNTYRLPSRAWYGDAGDPVYDDRDPVMVSSVSDYVDRRVDERLRANLGEHAYRWLDPEAPMLPEVDPLDEDTRDDYRRFLETLEIEDGETLIPSQRDAVLDGLETRMQLVHGPPGTGKTTTTAVAVMQRIVDHLEEGDIILLAGNTHRAVNNLLLQIEDYRETFTEQAERFGFDVPNVNLAKVSSSHDQSDAPGGGIPLLDARNGGAHIQPHRDDAVLIIGGTVSSLLKQVENLDDGGVLGNGPDGFLAPELIVDEASMMVFPHFLSLASLVEEDGRIMLAGDHRQLAPIVDHEWEDEDRPPVQHYKPHSSAFEAARALSDNADVADTAIQLSALRYTFRLPPAIRALVGQLYQSHDELDLEGATADDLEVPDPDGDLLEAVWEEETGLFLLVHDEDQSRLSNPYEAELISQLIETVDDPGEDSIAVMTPHTAQRSNLQLELEEHTDDSVMVVDTVERLQGGECENIIVSGTASDPTDIGEREDFLLDLNRSNVAFSRPEERLIVVCSKTLVNHIPPDVEDYNSAMLWKSLRRICNVEIDSDEIAGETVELYAVDPTADPIRDVIEE, encoded by the coding sequence GTGGCCCGCGACCAGTTACCGTACTTCAACCGTGTGTTCAACCCGCTGGATCCGGCCTTGCAGCAAAAGGGTAGCGAGCGGGAGGACGAATGGGCTGAAGATCTACGTGATGAGGGCGTGTCGGAGCTGGCCACAGATGGCGGGGACACGGCTACTCAAGCAGCTGCCGGCGGCGGTGCTGGCGTGGCAGACCCCGGCGATAACACCGATGACGGGGATAGTGACGATGAGATGGGGTGGACCGATTTCGTCGACCAGGTCTCCGCCCTCGAACGCGACGAGCAAGCATTTGCCCGCGAAGTCAAGCTCAACGGCCTGATCGGTGTCTTCGACGTCTCCGCACGTGTCGACTTCCTCGTGATCCGCCGCTCCGAGGACGGCCCGAAACTCCGCGTGGTCGAGACCAAGAGCAGCCGCGAGGACAAAACCTACCAGCGAATCCAGCTGGCAACGTACCGCGAACTCATCCGGCAGCGGCTCAGCGACGACCCATTGACCGTGGAACGCGGCGTGATCACCGAGGACGACATGGAGTGTGTCGTCGCCCGGATCGATAACTCAACCAACCGCATCGAGGACATCCTGGAACTCGACCCACTAAACCTCGAAAGCGAGACCGACGACCTGCATCAACTGCTCGAAGACGGCGGCGAGTTCGAGGACATCATCACGACAGATCCAGACGACATCGACGACCTGGACTACAAGCTCGGGCCGAAGTGCGACCAGTGCGTGTTCGACGTCCACTGCCTGCCCGAAAGCGCACGACAGCGCAAGCTCGAACTGCTGAGCCTGTCACCCCCAGCCGTCCAAGCGTTCCACGACCGTGGCGTTGAGTCGATCGACGACCTAGCAGAGCTGGACCTCGGGTCACCTCGGGCCGGCGAGCTGCGTCGCGACGACGCCATCAGCGAGAACTTGGCGGCCCTTCAGGCTCGCGCGGAGGCCCGGCGACAGAACCTGCCCGGCGGCGACCACGACGATGAGTGGGAGGTTGAGGGCTTGCCGTTCCAGCCGCAGACCCAGCGGCCGCCCCACACCATCGACGGCGATCAGGTCATCCGGGTCTACCTCAACATCACCTACGACTACATCGAGGACCGCGTGGACGCATTAGCAGCCCATGTCACCCGGAGCGACCACGAGCTGAACACCCCGTTCCGCCAGGACGAGGACGGTGACTGGGAGCCAAGCCCAGAAATCGTGGAGGAACACCCGGACACCGGTAATCGACGTGACCCAGGCCGAGATCCACTGGTACGGATCAAGCCGGGACAGTGGCGTGGCGAACACGATGCCGATACCGAGGCCGAAGCCCAACTGATACAGGGCTTCCTGCAGGACCTCGTCGAGCGTATCGCCACGCTTGCCGAGCAAGACGAGGAGTACATCCACTTCTACGTCTGGTCCCACTCCGAGATGGAACACCTGATCGAGGCGTGTTCCCGATGCGGCACCGAACTCCTCGGCCACCTCCGCGAAATCCTAGGCTGCCGAGAACCGCTGGAGCAGATGATCTTCACCAGCCTGCAGTCCGACACTGAGAACCGGTATGCCCTGGGCTGGACCGGGCAAGGATTGGCCGTGGCGACATCACTCAGCTGGTTCGGCAGCTCCTACCACTGGGTCCGCAACGTCATGGGCGAGGAGGTAGACCTGTCACGGGCGCACGAGCAGGATATCTTCGACTTCAAAACCACGCTGGGCCTGGACGACGAGAACGAGTGGACGGACCGCAACAGTGCTGACCTGGTCGAACGCTTCGAGATGCGCAGCCGGTTCCACGACGACCTGCCGATGGGCTACATGCAGAACGTTTGGGGTGAGCTGCCGGACCCCGACGACTACGGGGGCGACCCGCAGCTCCGCGGCGTCTTGGACCGGTACCAGCGGTCGGACCGACCGAAGCTGAAAGCCTATCTCCGAACTCGCACTCACGCGCTCCGCTGGCTGGACGAGCAGATGGGCGACTTCAACGACGACATCGAGAAGGCCCGGCTCAGCATCCCGGATCTGATCGACTACGAGCTGGACGTCGAGGACGCCGCCCAGGCGGGGATCGACTTTCTCCTCTTGGACCACCACGTCGGGACGAACGACTGGCTGGCCTCGAATATCAAGCCGCTCGCCCACCGCGTCCCGCAGGGTGAGGCACTGCCGTTAGCCGACGCGCACTGGATAGGAGATATGACGATCGAGGCCAGCCTCGACTTCACTGACTTCGAGATCGGGGCTGAGGAGTTCCGCCGCCGCGGCTCCTTCGAGGAGGACGACTTCATCCGGATCAGCCCCCGGTTCGACAACCCGGAACGTGGCCCGACCTATGGCTGGCTGAAGCAGATGGGATACACCTGTGTCATCGAGGATATCGACTGGGAGAACCAGCGCGTCGAGCTGGACGCGATCCCCTGCGGCGATGGCAACACGTACCGGCTGCCCAGCCGTGCTTGGTACGGTGACGCCGGCGACCCGGTCTACGACGACCGGGATCCTGTAATGGTGAGCAGCGTCTCGGACTACGTTGATCGCCGCGTGGATGAGCGGCTGCGAGCGAATCTCGGTGAACACGCATACCGGTGGTTGGACCCCGAGGCCCCGATGCTGCCTGAGGTTGACCCCTTGGACGAGGATACTCGTGACGACTACCGCCGGTTCCTCGAGACGCTGGAGATCGAGGACGGTGAGACCCTGATCCCGTCGCAGCGCGATGCTGTCCTGGACGGGTTGGAGACGCGGATGCAGCTGGTTCACGGCCCGCCAGGCACAGGGAAGACGACCACGACAGCCGTGGCGGTCATGCAACGCATCGTCGACCACTTGGAGGAAGGCGACATCATCCTGCTCGCCGGAAACACCCACCGAGCGGTCAACAACCTGCTGCTGCAGATCGAGGACTACCGCGAAACGTTCACCGAGCAGGCGGAGCGATTCGGGTTCGACGTCCCCAACGTGAACCTGGCCAAGGTCTCATCGAGTCACGACCAGAGCGATGCTCCCGGCGGCGGCATTCCCTTGCTGGATGCACGGAACGGCGGAGCGCATATCCAGCCTCACCGGGACGACGCCGTCCTGATCATCGGCGGCACGGTGAGTTCCCTGCTAAAACAAGTGGAGAACCTCGATGACGGCGGAGTCCTCGGCAATGGGCCGGACGGTTTCCTCGCTCCCGAGCTAATCGTCGACGAAGCCTCGATGATGGTGTTCCCGCACTTCCTCTCGCTGGCGAGTCTGGTCGAGGAAGACGGCCGGATCATGCTGGCGGGCGACCACCGGCAGCTGGCCCCGATCGTCGACCACGAATGGGAGGACGAGGACCGGCCACCGGTTCAGCACTACAAGCCTCACTCCAGCGCGTTCGAGGCAGCGCGTGCCCTGTCAGACAACGCTGACGTTGCCGACACGGCGATTCAGCTATCGGCTCTCCGGTACACATTCCGGCTGCCGCCGGCGATTCGAGCACTAGTCGGGCAGCTCTACCAATCGCACGACGAACTCGATCTGGAAGGCGCGACAGCCGATGACTTGGAGGTCCCGGATCCAGACGGCGACCTGCTGGAAGCGGTGTGGGAGGAGGAAACCGGGCTGTTCCTCCTGGTCCACGACGAGGATCAGTCACGGCTGAGCAATCCGTATGAGGCCGAGCTAATCTCCCAGCTGATCGAAACTGTGGATGACCCTGGCGAGGACTCGATCGCGGTCATGACACCGCACACGGCACAGCGCAGCAACCTACAGCTGGAGCTGGAGGAACACACCGATGACTCGGTCATGGTGGTCGACACCGTGGAAAGGCTGCAGGGCGGTGAGTGTGAGAACATCATCGTGTCGGGAACGGCGAGCGACCCGACGGATATCGGTGAGCGCGAGGACTTCCTGCTTGACCTGAACCGGTCGAACGTGGCGTTCTCACGCCCCGAGGAGCGGCTAATCGTGGTGTGTTCCAAAACCTTGGTGAACCACATCCCGCCGGATGTGGAGGACTACAACTCGGCCATGCTGTGGAAGTCCCTCCGACGCATCTGCAACGTCGAGATCGACAGCGATGAGATCGCAGGTGAAACGGTCGAACTGTATGCAGTTGATCCAACGGCGGACCCGATCCGCGACGTGATTGAAGAATAG
- a CDS encoding DUF6036 family nucleotidyltransferase yields MRPTFGREYIENEFRRIGDGLSEPLTVYLIGGGAMSLRDLKGGTKDIDLVVPDGDAYGQLWAVLMDLGYAEVQSLGPDYRALGATSCVENDDGCRIDIFNQQVANKLVLTDGMQERSDPFLDTDRLTVRLVSNEDIFLFKAIAGRDDDIEDMNMLVQAGLDYDVVRDELEAQIERLGDDQFATFANEALVELEERYGVTTPIEARVQELTNRYYRGLEVLQALDEPMTVDELAAELELDTDEVHDRIAYLSTFDRVRQDGDTVRPVE; encoded by the coding sequence ATGAGACCAACATTCGGACGTGAGTACATCGAGAACGAATTCCGGCGCATCGGAGACGGGCTATCTGAACCGCTTACGGTCTACCTGATCGGTGGTGGCGCGATGTCGCTGCGCGACCTCAAGGGGGGGACGAAAGATATCGACCTGGTCGTCCCGGATGGCGACGCGTACGGCCAGCTGTGGGCCGTCCTGATGGACCTCGGGTATGCGGAGGTCCAGTCGTTGGGTCCAGATTATCGGGCGCTGGGGGCGACGAGCTGCGTCGAGAACGACGATGGGTGTCGCATCGACATCTTCAACCAGCAGGTCGCGAACAAGCTCGTACTAACCGACGGGATGCAAGAGCGCAGCGACCCGTTCCTCGACACGGATCGACTGACGGTCCGGCTGGTCAGCAACGAGGACATCTTCCTGTTCAAGGCGATCGCCGGTCGGGATGACGACATCGAGGATATGAATATGCTCGTACAGGCTGGCCTCGACTACGACGTCGTCCGGGATGAACTCGAAGCCCAGATCGAACGCCTGGGGGACGATCAGTTCGCCACGTTCGCGAACGAGGCGTTGGTCGAACTCGAGGAGCGGTACGGAGTGACCACGCCGATCGAGGCCCGCGTCCAGGAACTCACGAACAGGTACTACCGGGGGCTCGAAGTCCTCCAGGCACTCGATGAACCGATGACCGTCGACGAACTGGCCGCCGAACTGGAACTGGATACCGACGAAGTTCACGACCGGATCGCGTATCTCTCAACGTTCGACCGGGTCCGTCAGGATGGCGACACAGTCCGTCCCGTGGAGTAG
- a CDS encoding helix-turn-helix transcriptional regulator has protein sequence MLRRIELEVLATVDRGDTISELATKLDHSESYLSRAVGNLVEKGLVYTERDGRRKRVVPSDARAVELYRDLVRQHSHIEFPELLTGKALEVLYYLDQPRTVSEIADRSDNYRNTVNRVLKRFRDRGLVGTTDGRYDFNADFDRLHEFARELAHHLHRQRLEAVAPKGTILWEDYDEFLAQAETEIDADGFHETGLAQFAAFELQFLLTGHRYYVYSEELDAVSPAELCCHTLLIDDGSRHRSYCLLLLSHVDVDEEDLRAQAAKYGLEDEIDALLRYLETHGEVDDDRLPEWDVFQELAADYEVPLPQ, from the coding sequence GTGCTCCGGCGTATCGAACTTGAGGTCCTCGCCACGGTCGACCGCGGCGACACGATCTCCGAGCTCGCGACGAAGCTCGACCACAGCGAGAGCTATCTCTCCCGTGCCGTCGGCAACCTCGTCGAGAAGGGACTCGTGTACACGGAACGCGACGGCCGGCGAAAACGAGTCGTCCCGTCGGATGCTCGCGCCGTCGAACTCTATCGGGACCTCGTCCGCCAGCACTCCCACATCGAGTTCCCCGAGCTGCTGACCGGGAAGGCACTCGAGGTGCTGTACTACCTCGACCAGCCACGAACTGTCTCCGAGATCGCCGACCGGAGCGACAACTACCGCAACACGGTTAACCGCGTCCTCAAGCGATTCCGCGACCGTGGACTCGTCGGGACGACTGACGGCCGCTATGATTTCAACGCCGATTTCGACCGCCTCCACGAGTTCGCCCGTGAACTCGCCCACCATCTGCATCGCCAACGCCTCGAAGCCGTCGCCCCGAAGGGGACGATTCTCTGGGAGGACTACGACGAATTCCTCGCCCAGGCCGAGACGGAGATCGACGCAGACGGGTTCCACGAAACCGGGCTCGCTCAATTTGCGGCCTTCGAGCTCCAGTTCCTGCTCACCGGCCACCGCTACTACGTCTACTCCGAGGAACTCGACGCGGTCTCGCCGGCGGAGCTCTGCTGTCACACACTGTTGATCGACGACGGCAGCCGCCACCGTTCGTACTGTCTCCTCCTGCTCAGCCACGTCGACGTCGACGAGGAGGACCTCCGAGCGCAGGCGGCGAAGTATGGACTCGAGGACGAGATCGACGCCTTGCTCCGCTACCTCGAGACGCACGGCGAGGTCGACGACGACCGGCTCCCGGAGTGGGACGTGTTCCAAGAGCTGGCGGCTGACTACGAGGTTCCACTACCACAATGA
- the orc4 gene encoding DNA replication protein Orc4, translating into MTPDSSSSSVDDPLFESGHRIFANKDLLKIGHVPEADRIVGRDEEISKLAKRLNGAVHGYSPENVMIYGKTGTGKSLVSKHVCQRAQNAAQDGVEIGTAYIDCAEDNTETQAISSLAAKLNDESSTGISVPHTGLSTSKYYKLLWKTLDAQFDSVIIILDEIDLMNDDSVLMKLSRAEEAGKIDCSVGVIAISNKIQYVDNVNERVKSSFQHKELFFKPYDANQLREIMFNREDAFQDGVLSEDVIPLSAAFAAQEHGDARKAIDILRHAGEVAYEAGAEQVTEEYVRQAQQHAEKDRFRELVNGAPTQAKAALLALTELSVNSNDDAFLTSRVYDQYERICNHLDMDILSVRRFRDILKEQAFLGVVEIEKINKGSAGGIHLQNRLIEDPQVVRETILEDSRMQDWTRE; encoded by the coding sequence ATGACGCCCGACTCTTCATCCAGTTCTGTCGACGATCCACTCTTTGAATCCGGGCATCGCATCTTCGCGAACAAGGATCTCCTGAAGATCGGTCACGTTCCGGAGGCTGACCGAATCGTCGGCCGCGACGAGGAAATCTCGAAGCTCGCGAAACGTCTCAACGGTGCTGTCCACGGGTACTCCCCGGAGAACGTGATGATCTACGGGAAAACGGGGACCGGTAAATCTCTCGTTTCAAAACACGTCTGCCAACGAGCTCAAAATGCCGCCCAGGATGGCGTCGAGATTGGAACAGCGTATATCGACTGTGCTGAAGACAACACGGAGACTCAGGCAATCTCCTCACTTGCCGCGAAGCTGAACGATGAATCTTCGACTGGAATCTCCGTCCCACATACCGGCCTCAGTACGTCGAAATACTACAAACTCCTCTGGAAGACGCTCGACGCTCAATTCGATTCTGTGATCATCATCCTCGACGAGATCGATCTGATGAACGACGACAGCGTGCTGATGAAGCTCTCGCGCGCTGAGGAGGCGGGGAAAATCGACTGTAGCGTCGGCGTCATCGCGATCAGCAACAAGATCCAGTACGTCGACAACGTGAACGAGCGCGTGAAAAGCAGCTTCCAGCACAAGGAGCTGTTCTTCAAGCCATACGACGCCAACCAGCTCCGGGAGATCATGTTCAACCGTGAGGACGCCTTCCAGGACGGCGTCCTTTCCGAGGACGTGATTCCGCTCTCGGCGGCCTTCGCCGCGCAGGAACACGGCGATGCTCGGAAGGCGATCGACATTCTTCGCCACGCCGGCGAGGTCGCCTACGAGGCCGGGGCAGAGCAAGTGACGGAGGAGTACGTCCGCCAGGCACAGCAACACGCCGAAAAGGACCGGTTCAGAGAACTCGTGAACGGCGCACCCACGCAGGCGAAAGCGGCGTTGCTGGCGCTCACGGAACTGAGTGTCAACAGCAACGACGATGCGTTCCTCACGAGCCGGGTGTACGACCAGTACGAACGCATCTGCAACCATCTTGATATGGATATCCTCTCCGTCCGCCGGTTCCGCGACATCCTGAAAGAGCAAGCCTTCCTCGGGGTTGTCGAAATCGAGAAGATCAACAAGGGAAGTGCGGGCGGCATCCATCTCCAGAATCGACTCATCGAAGATCCCCAGGTTGTCCGCGAGACGATCCTCGAGGACAGCCGGATGCAGGACTGGACTCGCGAGTAG